One genomic window of Synergistes jonesii includes the following:
- a CDS encoding transcriptional regulator, whose translation MSDLYFMVTIANRARLPEIISLYRDVSININMIALGRGTATGEMLNYFGLDRPEKAVCFSVVTGEVWRAAKKGLEYKVHIDVPGTGIAFIIPMSSIGGKRELAFLTEGQGFEKGEEHTMKGTAHELLVVISDPGYNEAVMNAARESGAAGGTVLHARGTGMKNAEKFLGVSLASEKEIIFIVTKTSQKNAIMGSIMRKAGIGTKANAIAFSLPVSGMAGLRLLEESEPDAVGKGGESDAREG comes from the coding sequence ATGAGTGATCTGTATTTCATGGTGACGATCGCGAACAGGGCGAGGCTGCCGGAGATCATATCCCTGTACCGTGACGTCTCCATCAATATCAATATGATAGCCCTCGGGCGCGGGACGGCTACAGGCGAGATGCTGAATTATTTCGGGCTCGACCGGCCTGAAAAAGCCGTGTGTTTCTCGGTCGTTACGGGCGAGGTCTGGAGGGCGGCCAAGAAAGGGCTGGAATATAAGGTCCACATAGACGTGCCGGGAACGGGAATCGCTTTCATCATCCCGATGAGCAGCATCGGCGGGAAGCGCGAGCTGGCCTTTCTCACCGAAGGGCAGGGATTTGAAAAGGGGGAAGAGCATACGATGAAGGGAACTGCGCACGAGCTGCTTGTCGTCATCAGCGACCCGGGATATAACGAGGCCGTAATGAATGCCGCGCGGGAATCCGGGGCCGCCGGCGGCACCGTTCTCCATGCGCGAGGCACCGGCATGAAGAACGCCGAGAAGTTTCTCGGCGTTTCACTCGCATCTGAGAAGGAGATCATTTTCATCGTCACAAAAACTTCCCAGAAAAACGCGATCATGGGGTCTATTATGCGCAAGGCGGGGATAGGCACGAAGGCCAACGCTATAGCCTTTTCGCTGCCCGTCTCCGGCATGGCTGGTCTGCGTCTGCTGGAAGAGAGCGAGCCGGACGCCGTCGGCAAAGGCGGCGAGTCGGACGCGCGAGAGGGCTGA
- a CDS encoding SDR family oxidoreductase, with the protein MSDMFEGKVALVTGAASGFGLGICKRLLLEGAKAVWITDYIQRDLDLAARELEAEYPGRVFSMLVDVGEKGAIEKAIENAAADSGRLDFLFNNAGRPMTKPALDIEPEDFRRLIDVNYVGVVMGTLAALKVMEGQGGGYVVNAASLAGLVPAPFQCAYASTKAAVIAFTRSLAYEYADTDIHFSQYAPANVATSIFSAEYSESLRKKGLSEEEIAEKIKDVKPPKGAVPLEKALDILFEGIENYRTDIPVGDDALFLDEMFCKDRKAFEKTVLELGAKRRAFYRTVRELESRGESAAGVPFPG; encoded by the coding sequence ATGTCTGATATGTTTGAAGGAAAAGTCGCGCTTGTCACTGGCGCCGCATCAGGATTCGGCTTGGGGATATGCAAACGGCTTTTACTTGAAGGCGCCAAAGCGGTGTGGATCACCGACTATATTCAGCGGGATTTGGATTTGGCCGCGCGCGAACTGGAAGCGGAATATCCCGGCAGGGTGTTTTCCATGCTGGTGGACGTAGGCGAAAAAGGCGCCATAGAGAAAGCTATCGAAAATGCCGCTGCTGACAGCGGCAGGCTGGACTTCCTTTTTAATAACGCCGGCAGGCCGATGACGAAGCCGGCTCTGGATATCGAACCGGAGGATTTCCGAAGGCTTATCGATGTGAACTATGTCGGCGTGGTAATGGGAACGCTTGCCGCGCTTAAGGTAATGGAAGGGCAGGGCGGCGGATACGTCGTCAACGCCGCTTCGCTCGCCGGACTTGTCCCCGCTCCCTTCCAGTGCGCCTACGCCTCCACGAAGGCGGCCGTGATCGCCTTTACCAGGAGCCTCGCGTACGAGTATGCGGATACGGACATTCATTTCTCCCAGTATGCTCCGGCGAATGTCGCCACCAGCATCTTCTCGGCGGAATACTCTGAGTCGCTGAGGAAAAAGGGTCTCTCCGAAGAGGAGATCGCCGAGAAGATAAAGGACGTCAAGCCTCCGAAGGGCGCTGTGCCTCTTGAGAAAGCTCTGGACATTCTTTTTGAGGGAATCGAAAATTATCGGACGGATATCCCCGTGGGAGATGACGCGCTGTTCTTGGACGAAATGTTTTGCAAGGACCGGAAAGCCTTTGAAAAAACCGTGCTGGAGCTCGGAGCCAAGAGAAGGGCGTTTTATCGGACAGTCAGGGAACTTGAGTCCCGCGGAGAATCCGCGGCGGGTGTCCCCTTTCCGGGCTGA
- a CDS encoding DUF1538 domain-containing protein, translating into MELRKKLSESANAVLPTILIVMTLSLTVVPMTLETLLAFLLGSVLLVFGMMFFSLGAELSMEIIGERLGAGITKTRNLCIVLFAGFLLGFMITVSEPDLQVLANQVQSIPNIILISSVAAGVGVFLVAALLRMFLGIPLQIMLIGFYILVFVLAYFTPSGFMAVAFDSGGVTTGPMTVPFIMAFGIGISAIRSDRRAADDSFGLVALCSIGPILAVLLLGLIYAPDNTDYASTWLLKVEHSVEMGGFFFSAFPKYLHEMAASLVPIALFFALFQIVRLRLGAEMLIRIAVGLLYTYVGLVLFLTGANVGFMPAGAALGQMLAVLDFSWIIIPIGMTIGFFIIRAEPAVYVLMRQVEELTNGAISGKAMQNSLSVGVALSVGLAMMRVLTGLPILWLLLPGYALAMIMSFFVPKIFTAIAFDSGGVASGPMTATFLLPFAMGACLAVGGNIVTDAFGVVAMVAMTPLITIQGLGMAYKLKSREAAIVAAPRDAFAHLDDYAIIEL; encoded by the coding sequence ATGGAACTGCGCAAAAAGCTTTCTGAGTCTGCGAACGCGGTCTTGCCTACTATTCTCATCGTGATGACGCTCTCTCTGACCGTAGTGCCGATGACGCTCGAGACTCTTCTTGCGTTCCTTCTGGGCAGCGTGCTGCTTGTTTTTGGTATGATGTTTTTCTCTCTCGGGGCGGAGCTCTCTATGGAGATAATCGGCGAGCGTCTGGGCGCAGGCATAACGAAGACGCGCAATCTGTGTATAGTGCTGTTCGCAGGCTTTTTACTGGGCTTTATGATCACGGTTTCAGAGCCCGACCTTCAGGTACTGGCAAATCAGGTTCAGTCTATACCGAACATTATCCTCATCAGCTCCGTAGCCGCAGGGGTCGGCGTTTTCCTCGTCGCGGCCCTTTTGCGCATGTTTCTCGGCATACCCTTGCAGATCATGCTTATCGGTTTTTATATTCTCGTTTTTGTGCTGGCGTATTTCACGCCAAGCGGCTTTATGGCCGTAGCTTTTGATTCCGGCGGAGTCACGACGGGCCCTATGACTGTGCCCTTCATTATGGCTTTCGGCATAGGCATTTCAGCTATACGCAGCGACCGCCGCGCCGCCGACGACAGCTTCGGACTGGTGGCGCTTTGTTCGATAGGCCCGATTTTAGCCGTGTTGCTTTTGGGGCTTATCTACGCTCCGGACAATACAGATTATGCGAGCACGTGGCTTTTGAAAGTTGAACATTCCGTGGAGATGGGCGGATTCTTTTTCAGCGCTTTTCCGAAGTATCTGCATGAGATGGCGGCGTCTCTTGTGCCCATAGCGCTCTTTTTTGCACTCTTCCAGATCGTCAGGCTGAGACTCGGCGCGGAGATGCTGATACGTATAGCCGTAGGGCTTCTTTACACGTATGTCGGCCTCGTGCTCTTCCTGACCGGCGCTAATGTGGGATTCATGCCGGCGGGAGCGGCGCTCGGCCAGATGCTGGCGGTCCTGGATTTCAGCTGGATTATTATTCCGATAGGCATGACGATAGGCTTTTTCATCATCAGGGCGGAACCGGCGGTCTATGTCCTGATGAGGCAGGTCGAGGAGCTGACGAACGGTGCTATTTCCGGAAAGGCCATGCAGAACAGCCTTTCCGTCGGCGTGGCGCTCTCCGTAGGGCTTGCGATGATGCGCGTGCTGACAGGGCTCCCTATTTTGTGGCTGCTGCTTCCCGGCTATGCGCTGGCTATGATAATGTCGTTTTTCGTGCCGAAGATTTTCACGGCCATCGCCTTTGACTCGGGCGGCGTCGCCTCCGGCCCGATGACCGCCACATTCCTTCTGCCGTTTGCTATGGGCGCCTGCCTTGCCGTCGGAGGCAATATCGTCACCGATGCATTCGGCGTTGTGGCGATGGTCGCCATGACGCCTCTTATCACGATACAGGGCCTCGGCATGGCCTATAAGCTGAAGTCGCGGGAAGCGGCGATCGTCGCGGCGCCGCGGGACGCGTTTGCGCACCTCGACGACTACGCGATTATCGAGCTGTAA
- a CDS encoding helix-turn-helix domain-containing protein produces MMPRFHTMAQTITASWICVHNHYTSENLTTILSLPEYRLAILLVSGYTYSKISEELHLSFGRVKNMISELYGKLHIGGRRELKALLW; encoded by the coding sequence GTGATGCCGCGCTTTCACACGATGGCGCAGACGATCACCGCCAGCTGGATCTGCGTGCATAATCACTACACAAGCGAAAACCTTACAACCATCCTCTCCCTGCCGGAATACCGGCTCGCCATCCTTTTGGTTTCGGGGTACACTTACAGTAAGATATCTGAGGAGCTGCACCTCTCCTTCGGCCGTGTGAAGAATATGATTTCCGAGCTGTACGGCAAGCTGCATATCGGCGGGCGCAGGGAGCTGAAGGCCCTTCTTTGGTGA
- a CDS encoding DUF1015 domain-containing protein → MRACFSSSDIMLPRKATAEDAWAVVACDQYTSQPEYWEDVERIVEGKPSTLNIIFPEVCLPEIDERITRIRANMEDYLKENILSEAVHDGFVLVERTTESGTRLGLVGKVDLESYDFTPGNGALIRATEGTVTSRIPPRVRIRSGAIIESPHVMMLIDDREKKLIEPLYEKRSGFAALYDATLMKGGGRVRGYAIEGEEAEAVNALLLDMQRASGGFFISVGDGNHSLVTAKSWWDELKERLSPEEREGHPARYALAELVNLHSPALRFEPVHRVLFGVDAGALYRGFIAYCGGLGVKAVGGDDLTFKGRGLNESFSLEGAKGRLPVDILQGYLDGFLAENEKACVDYIHGEETPLVLSEERGNCAIFLKSLDKRALFPAIAAGGVLPRKTFSMGEAHEKRYYMECRKIR, encoded by the coding sequence ATGAGAGCTTGTTTTTCTTCTTCTGATATAATGCTTCCGCGGAAAGCCACGGCTGAGGACGCGTGGGCCGTGGTCGCCTGCGACCAGTATACGAGCCAGCCTGAGTACTGGGAGGACGTCGAGCGCATCGTGGAGGGGAAGCCGTCGACTCTCAATATAATTTTCCCCGAGGTCTGCCTTCCTGAGATAGACGAGCGCATCACCAGGATACGCGCAAACATGGAGGATTATCTGAAAGAAAACATCCTTTCCGAAGCGGTGCACGACGGCTTCGTGCTCGTCGAGAGGACGACGGAATCCGGCACGCGCCTCGGGCTCGTCGGCAAGGTAGACCTTGAGAGCTACGACTTCACGCCGGGCAACGGCGCTCTGATACGCGCGACGGAGGGCACGGTCACGTCGCGCATCCCGCCGCGCGTGCGCATACGCAGCGGCGCGATAATAGAATCTCCGCACGTCATGATGCTGATAGACGACCGCGAGAAAAAGCTCATAGAGCCGCTTTATGAGAAAAGAAGCGGATTTGCGGCGCTCTACGACGCGACGCTGATGAAGGGCGGCGGCAGGGTAAGGGGGTACGCGATAGAGGGCGAAGAGGCGGAGGCTGTGAACGCGCTGCTGCTCGACATGCAGCGCGCTTCCGGGGGCTTCTTCATCTCTGTGGGCGACGGCAACCACTCTCTCGTAACGGCGAAGAGCTGGTGGGACGAGCTGAAAGAACGCCTGAGCCCCGAGGAGAGGGAAGGCCATCCGGCAAGATACGCCCTCGCGGAGCTGGTGAATCTTCACAGCCCGGCGCTCCGCTTCGAGCCGGTGCACCGCGTGCTCTTCGGAGTCGACGCCGGCGCGCTTTACCGCGGCTTTATAGCGTACTGCGGGGGGCTCGGCGTAAAGGCCGTCGGCGGAGACGACCTGACCTTCAAAGGACGCGGCCTGAACGAGAGCTTCTCTCTCGAAGGCGCGAAGGGGCGTCTGCCCGTCGACATACTGCAGGGCTATCTCGACGGCTTCCTCGCTGAGAATGAAAAAGCCTGCGTCGACTATATCCACGGAGAAGAGACCCCGCTTGTGCTCTCGGAAGAAAGAGGCAACTGCGCGATATTCCTCAAGAGCTTAGACAAAAGGGCGCTCTTCCCGGCGATCGCGGCGGGCGGCGTGCTTCCGCGCAAAACCTTCTCGATGGGAGAGGCGCACGAGAAGCGTTACTACATGGAGTGCAGAAAGATTCGATAG
- the yqeB gene encoding selenium-dependent molybdenum cofactor biosynthesis protein YqeB, translating to MKRNNLVIVRGGGDLATGVIYRLWKAGFEVLSLETANPLVVRRTVSVAEAVFEGQYEIEDMCAMKINSIDEWKDRHKVAVLVDPHGDSIKEQSPIIVVDATMMKHYTGTYKDMAPLVLALGPGFSAPDQVHGVIETKRGHYLGRLITNGSAIPNTGIPGMEMGYTMERLLRAPANGYVKHIHEIGDHVEQEELVATVGKAEVRAQISGMLRGLIHPSVKVQTGCKIGDVDPRNIRDHCFTITDKALAIAGGVLEAIMSFGCR from the coding sequence GTGAAGAGAAATAATCTTGTAATCGTTCGTGGAGGAGGGGACCTGGCTACAGGCGTAATTTATCGCCTGTGGAAGGCAGGATTTGAGGTACTTTCCCTTGAAACAGCAAACCCTCTCGTAGTGCGCAGGACCGTATCCGTTGCTGAAGCTGTCTTTGAAGGACAATACGAAATAGAAGATATGTGTGCTATGAAAATAAATTCCATAGATGAATGGAAAGACCGACACAAAGTAGCGGTATTGGTAGACCCTCACGGCGACTCTATAAAGGAACAATCTCCTATAATCGTTGTAGACGCAACTATGATGAAGCATTATACCGGCACGTACAAGGATATGGCTCCTTTAGTGCTTGCGCTTGGCCCCGGTTTCTCTGCGCCCGATCAAGTACATGGAGTAATAGAGACCAAAAGAGGACATTATTTAGGCAGATTGATAACTAACGGGTCAGCAATACCAAATACAGGAATCCCGGGCATGGAAATGGGGTACACAATGGAGAGGCTATTGCGGGCCCCGGCTAACGGCTACGTGAAACATATTCATGAGATTGGAGATCACGTGGAGCAGGAAGAACTTGTTGCAACCGTTGGCAAAGCTGAAGTGCGCGCTCAGATAAGTGGTATGCTGCGTGGCCTGATACATCCTAGCGTTAAGGTCCAGACGGGCTGCAAGATTGGTGACGTTGACCCGCGAAATATCAGAGACCATTGTTTTACTATTACAGACAAAGCATTAGCTATAGCGGGCGGTGTTCTCGAAGCAATTATGAGTTTTGGGTGCCGCTAA
- a CDS encoding lactate racemase domain-containing protein, whose product MREYGIPYSDKIIPISLPENQVDFVGVLPTVMEMRGWNKVLSHMLDEPTAGPALSTMLHRGKHIVILVEDNTRHTPVKEILPILCQYLIANGCSLEQIEILVAPGTHRILTNEELWDKLGAYVLTQLKVSQHNYLDANQLKQLDDVFIGDMRVPILVNKIAVEADLLIGLGNIIPHPNAGYSGGAKILVPGCCGGETVSAMHTAAALMGFLPLGMEKNACREGLEKVADKVGLDFIINVVLNEKNQVADIVTGHFIAAHRVGAKKARYIFGVPVKEPVDIVISCSYPYDIDYWQCEKAVISGSFAIKKGGIMILVAPCLEGVAHNHDELLQWMNFDSNDLECRIRRIWENHSSGDLVAAGIAMGAVLARERASTYMYSSGLSITEITGLGYKCFNNLQDAVDTALNMIPNGRIGILPRGGDCLPFTL is encoded by the coding sequence ATGAGAGAGTATGGCATTCCTTATTCAGATAAAATAATTCCAATTTCTTTGCCAGAAAATCAGGTAGACTTTGTAGGTGTCTTGCCAACTGTCATGGAGATGCGTGGTTGGAATAAAGTACTCTCTCATATGCTGGATGAACCTACTGCTGGACCTGCTCTAAGTACGATGCTTCATCGTGGGAAACATATCGTCATCCTGGTTGAGGATAATACTAGGCATACTCCAGTGAAGGAGATCCTTCCGATTTTATGTCAATACCTTATTGCTAACGGATGTTCTTTGGAGCAAATAGAGATTCTTGTTGCTCCAGGTACTCACCGTATCCTCACAAATGAAGAACTATGGGATAAATTGGGAGCTTATGTACTGACCCAATTAAAAGTCAGCCAACATAACTACCTGGATGCAAATCAACTCAAACAGCTTGATGATGTTTTTATCGGTGACATGCGAGTTCCTATATTAGTCAACAAGATCGCCGTTGAAGCTGATTTACTTATCGGTCTAGGCAACATAATTCCCCATCCCAACGCAGGATATTCCGGCGGAGCTAAAATACTTGTCCCGGGCTGCTGCGGCGGGGAAACTGTGTCAGCAATGCATACTGCGGCGGCATTGATGGGGTTTCTTCCTCTAGGTATGGAGAAAAATGCTTGCAGAGAGGGTCTGGAGAAAGTTGCAGACAAAGTTGGGTTGGATTTTATTATTAACGTGGTACTGAATGAAAAGAATCAGGTAGCCGACATAGTCACAGGACATTTTATTGCAGCTCATCGGGTCGGGGCCAAGAAAGCCCGCTACATTTTCGGCGTCCCCGTCAAAGAACCCGTTGATATCGTCATCAGCTGTTCCTATCCGTATGACATAGATTATTGGCAGTGTGAGAAAGCCGTCATTTCAGGATCTTTTGCCATAAAAAAGGGCGGCATCATGATTCTTGTGGCTCCGTGCTTGGAAGGCGTTGCACATAACCATGATGAGCTGTTGCAATGGATGAATTTCGATAGTAATGATTTGGAATGCCGTATCCGAAGAATCTGGGAAAATCATAGTTCAGGCGACCTAGTTGCAGCGGGCATTGCAATGGGGGCTGTACTGGCAAGAGAAAGAGCCAGCACCTATATGTACAGTAGTGGGCTTTCGATTACAGAAATCACCGGACTCGGCTATAAATGTTTTAATAATTTACAAGACGCCGTAGATACTGCCTTAAATATGATTCCCAATGGAAGAATTGGTATTTTGCCGCGCGGCGGAGATTGTTTGCCTTTTACTTTATAA
- a CDS encoding QueT transporter family protein, with product MKSISSFSVRDVTLSAMVAALYAVLAFAFAPVSFGPVQFRVSEALALLPFCLPQTAPGLFVGCFISNVMGGYGPVDIIFGSAATYAAARATAKMPNVWLAALPPVVINALVVGCYISLLSSTPMVFSVFYIGAGQAAVCFCLGVPLVFALKHSGLVK from the coding sequence ATGAAAAGCATATCTTCTTTCAGCGTCCGCGACGTCACTCTTTCGGCGATGGTCGCCGCGCTTTATGCGGTGCTCGCTTTCGCGTTCGCGCCGGTATCTTTCGGCCCCGTGCAGTTCCGCGTATCGGAGGCGCTTGCGTTGCTGCCCTTCTGCCTGCCGCAGACCGCGCCGGGGCTCTTCGTCGGCTGTTTCATCTCGAATGTGATGGGAGGCTACGGTCCGGTAGATATAATTTTCGGAAGCGCGGCGACCTACGCCGCCGCGCGCGCCACGGCGAAGATGCCGAACGTCTGGCTGGCGGCCCTTCCCCCCGTCGTTATAAACGCGCTCGTCGTCGGCTGCTACATCTCGCTCCTCTCTTCGACCCCGATGGTTTTTTCCGTATTCTACATCGGCGCCGGACAGGCGGCCGTATGCTTCTGCCTCGGCGTCCCCCTCGTTTTCGCCCTGAAACATTCCGGCCTTGTCAAATAG
- a CDS encoding proline iminopeptidase-family hydrolase, translating into MTVSLKQEYVNVPGGFVCLNIYGANNKSAIPILYIHGGPGGNIESFRPMAERLAADHAVYLYNQLGCDESSHTGEESLWTPERYVEALDGVISAIGAPKIHLIGRSWGAYLAAEHLLGTPKSPAISVTMISPFLSTKRWIDDAKSRVAELGKDCLEMVEQCERDNHFDGRWYKEIIERYNDNFRYRVATVKREGHFATPLKPKTASGMAVYRHMWGPSEFTCRGNLKDIDITDRLHEIKISVLLICGEFDQVRQSTCEYYRSLIPGARIAVIPDASQTSYLEEPNIFYWTLKNFYECF; encoded by the coding sequence ATGACCGTCAGCCTGAAGCAGGAGTATGTCAACGTACCCGGCGGATTTGTCTGCCTCAACATTTACGGAGCGAACAACAAATCGGCTATACCCATCCTCTACATCCACGGAGGCCCCGGCGGAAATATCGAATCTTTCCGTCCGATGGCAGAAAGGCTCGCCGCGGATCACGCCGTTTATCTTTACAACCAGCTCGGCTGCGACGAAAGTTCGCACACCGGCGAAGAGTCGCTGTGGACGCCGGAACGCTATGTCGAAGCGCTCGACGGCGTCATCTCGGCGATAGGGGCGCCGAAGATTCACCTCATCGGGCGTTCGTGGGGCGCGTATCTCGCGGCGGAGCACCTTCTCGGCACGCCGAAATCCCCGGCGATCTCCGTCACGATGATAAGCCCGTTCCTCAGCACGAAGCGGTGGATCGACGACGCGAAGAGCCGCGTCGCGGAATTAGGCAAAGACTGTCTTGAAATGGTCGAGCAGTGCGAGCGCGACAATCACTTCGACGGGCGCTGGTACAAAGAGATAATCGAAAGATACAACGACAATTTCCGCTACCGCGTCGCGACCGTGAAGCGCGAGGGGCATTTCGCGACGCCGCTGAAGCCGAAGACCGCATCCGGCATGGCGGTCTACCGCCACATGTGGGGACCGAGCGAGTTCACCTGCCGCGGGAATCTTAAGGACATAGACATAACGGACAGGCTGCACGAGATAAAGATATCGGTGCTGCTGATCTGCGGCGAATTCGACCAGGTGCGCCAGAGCACCTGCGAATATTACCGCTCGCTGATACCGGGGGCGCGCATCGCGGTCATCCCAGACGCGTCGCAGACCTCGTATCTCGAAGAGCCCAATATTTTCTATTGGACGCTGAAAAACTTCTACGAATGTTTCTGA
- a CDS encoding YkvI family membrane protein encodes MNENKVSWGNVLKFAGAFIAYLIGAGFATGQEVLQYFASYGYQGLLVAAFVLLCFVYVGYEFIVTGYSERFANTNDIYRHYCGKYIGGFYDYFSIAFIFMSYIVMLGGAGATVNQYYHLSPVIGSIVMMILSVVTVVCGLGRIVEVIGSIGPLIVVIAIGVGLGGIVKNPAGISEGAALVSSGALEITKVGSNWLMSGTSYVGFCMLWLAAFLAAMGTKANSKEEAALGTTFGAIAFVGGAVVLMFGLLTCFKDLYASDIPSLIIAEKLWPPLASVFSAIILAGIYTTAVPLLWSVSARFAQEKTTKFYGLTAALAAVACFVALKLPFRQIVNVIYGINGYVGILLILFMLAKTFRLAKKMR; translated from the coding sequence ATGAACGAAAATAAAGTAAGTTGGGGCAACGTTTTGAAATTCGCCGGCGCGTTCATCGCCTACCTTATAGGCGCGGGCTTCGCGACGGGGCAGGAAGTGCTTCAGTACTTCGCCTCATACGGCTATCAGGGGCTTCTCGTCGCCGCCTTCGTGCTTTTGTGCTTCGTCTATGTCGGATACGAGTTCATCGTGACCGGCTACAGCGAGCGCTTTGCCAACACGAACGACATCTACAGGCATTACTGCGGAAAATACATCGGCGGCTTCTATGATTACTTTTCTATCGCGTTTATCTTCATGTCGTATATCGTAATGCTCGGCGGAGCCGGCGCGACCGTCAACCAGTATTATCATCTCTCTCCCGTGATCGGATCGATAGTCATGATGATTCTTTCCGTCGTAACGGTCGTTTGCGGGCTCGGCAGAATCGTCGAGGTCATAGGCTCGATAGGCCCGCTGATCGTCGTGATAGCGATAGGCGTGGGCCTCGGCGGCATCGTCAAGAACCCGGCCGGGATATCCGAAGGCGCCGCGCTCGTCTCCTCGGGCGCGCTTGAAATAACCAAGGTCGGCAGCAACTGGCTGATGTCCGGCACCTCCTACGTAGGCTTTTGCATGCTGTGGCTCGCCGCGTTCCTCGCGGCCATGGGCACGAAGGCGAATAGCAAAGAAGAAGCGGCGCTCGGCACGACCTTCGGAGCGATAGCCTTCGTCGGCGGCGCGGTCGTCCTCATGTTCGGGCTGCTTACCTGCTTCAAAGACCTCTACGCGTCGGACATCCCCTCGCTGATAATTGCGGAAAAGCTTTGGCCGCCGCTCGCGTCGGTCTTCTCGGCGATAATTTTGGCCGGCATCTATACCACGGCTGTGCCGCTCCTCTGGTCCGTGTCGGCGCGCTTCGCGCAGGAAAAGACGACGAAATTCTACGGCCTGACGGCCGCGCTGGCCGCCGTCGCCTGCTTCGTCGCGCTTAAGCTGCCCTTCCGCCAGATCGTCAACGTCATCTACGGGATAAACGGCTACGTCGGCATACTGCTGATACTCTTCATGCTCGCGAAGACCTTCAGGCTGGCGAAGAAAATGAGGTAA
- a CDS encoding acetoacetate decarboxylase family protein — protein sequence MRGQFRFKDGYTYRMPAVFRNYPFKRDVRVVYDDCRMICVEQRTEEEALAQYIPEDFEIAAPVVNWSYTNCRGVDFMMGGEYRIMQASAPVRYCGGKESIDGCYPLVIFENNAVPVLGGREEDGMPKVVCDISLDRHFENHWFAALSSDCETIMRMNFRQEAEMAPSAVEAYNKGAKMAAFGNRCLPSVDRAGCDYQDYILYPQEIAAERIFTGRGSVEVIAPAEWYIQPYFSQTLYALSGLPNLGFENALRIEGRLRLYVSESRPL from the coding sequence ATGAGAGGTCAATTTAGATTCAAGGATGGTTATACCTATCGCATGCCGGCAGTATTCAGGAATTATCCTTTTAAGCGGGATGTGCGGGTGGTTTACGACGATTGTCGTATGATCTGCGTCGAGCAGCGGACGGAAGAAGAAGCGCTGGCTCAATATATACCGGAGGATTTTGAAATCGCCGCGCCGGTCGTCAACTGGTCGTATACGAACTGCCGCGGGGTAGACTTCATGATGGGCGGCGAGTACCGGATCATGCAGGCGTCGGCGCCCGTCAGGTACTGCGGCGGAAAAGAGAGCATTGACGGCTGTTATCCGCTGGTTATTTTCGAAAACAACGCCGTGCCGGTGCTGGGCGGCAGGGAAGAGGACGGCATGCCTAAGGTCGTCTGCGATATTTCGTTGGACAGGCACTTCGAAAACCACTGGTTCGCCGCGCTCTCATCCGATTGTGAAACGATTATGCGGATGAATTTCCGTCAGGAAGCCGAAATGGCCCCGTCGGCTGTAGAAGCTTACAACAAAGGCGCCAAGATGGCGGCTTTTGGTAATCGCTGCCTCCCCTCCGTGGATCGCGCGGGTTGCGATTATCAAGATTATATCCTCTACCCGCAGGAGATCGCGGCGGAACGGATCTTTACGGGGAGGGGCAGCGTCGAAGTGATAGCGCCCGCCGAGTGGTATATACAGCCCTATTTTTCTCAGACGCTTTATGCGCTGAGCGGATTGCCGAACCTTGGGTTTGAAAATGCGCTGCGCATCGAAGGGCGCCTTCGTCTATACGTTTCCGAATCGCGTCCGCTCTGA